In Streptomyces sp. NBC_01439, the following are encoded in one genomic region:
- a CDS encoding TetR/AcrR family transcriptional regulator C-terminal domain-containing protein, whose amino-acid sequence MTEPVPSSVWTRPRPEPRRRAPGVDQYVAAALAVADAEGLAAVSMRRVAGDLGSGTASLYRYITNRDELVDLMVDAAQGEAPLPESTEDWRAGLGAVAHALRATLLRHPWLAGELAGRPALGPNSLRRSESALRAAVALTPDITLASQALGAVHAYVLGSVAAQQALRRAEQRTGLSEEEWQRSVGPYISEVLAAGEHPMLARRVLEAEELDPDVEFAFGLDCVLDGLSARLVR is encoded by the coding sequence ATGACCGAACCCGTTCCCTCGTCGGTGTGGACCCGGCCGCGTCCCGAGCCGCGTCGACGCGCGCCCGGGGTGGACCAGTACGTGGCGGCCGCGCTGGCCGTCGCGGACGCGGAGGGATTGGCGGCAGTGTCGATGCGGCGGGTCGCAGGTGATCTCGGCTCCGGGACCGCCTCGCTGTACCGGTACATCACCAACCGCGACGAGCTGGTGGACCTGATGGTCGACGCGGCGCAGGGCGAGGCTCCGCTTCCCGAGTCCACTGAGGACTGGCGTGCCGGCCTGGGGGCGGTCGCGCACGCGTTGCGTGCGACGCTGTTGCGGCACCCTTGGTTGGCGGGTGAACTGGCGGGGAGGCCCGCGCTCGGCCCCAACTCGTTGCGGCGGTCGGAGTCCGCGCTGCGCGCCGCCGTCGCACTCACGCCCGACATCACCCTGGCCTCGCAGGCACTGGGCGCCGTGCACGCGTACGTACTGGGTTCGGTCGCCGCCCAGCAGGCCCTTCGACGTGCGGAGCAGCGCACCGGGCTCAGCGAGGAGGAGTGGCAGCGCAGCGTCGGCCCGTACATCAGCGAGGTCCTCGCGGCCGGCGAACACCCGATGCTCGCCCGCCGTGTTCTCGAAGCCGAGGAACTCGACCCCGACGTCGAGTTCGCGTTCGGCCTGGACTGCGTGCTCGACGGGCTTTCGGCCCGGCTGGTTCGCTGA
- a CDS encoding cupin domain-containing protein: MTLINLMDTARDLPGGWRSLVLGEVGTACVKVLRMDEMPVEPESHAAAEALLVLDGQLQLEVGGRSISVRAGELYMIPAGAIHAVGPDSWGTLVIVELREDELQDSP; this comes from the coding sequence GTGACCTTGATCAATCTGATGGACACCGCAAGGGATCTCCCGGGAGGGTGGCGTTCGCTTGTGCTGGGGGAGGTGGGTACCGCCTGTGTGAAGGTGCTGAGGATGGATGAAATGCCCGTTGAGCCCGAGAGCCATGCAGCCGCCGAGGCTCTGCTCGTCCTCGATGGACAGCTCCAACTCGAAGTCGGCGGTCGGTCGATCTCGGTACGTGCAGGCGAGCTCTACATGATTCCGGCAGGTGCAATCCATGCGGTCGGCCCAGACAGCTGGGGCACGCTCGTGATCGTGGAACTTCGAGAGGACGAACTTCAAGACTCTCCGTAG